The nucleotide window AGAGGGTTGAATTACGAAATATCTTTTGATAAATTTAGAAGAGGAGTACGCCATAACAACGAAGGATACAGCGTAACCCGCCACAGGCGGACAGATGGACTCTTTTCAAAGTCGCCAATAATCTCTGCTTATAAAAATTATAGGAGTAATAATGAACAGAGAAGAAATGCTCGGAAGAATTGCCAATTCTACTCAAGAGTGGGATTTTGTTGTGATTGGGGGAGGTGCTACAGGTTTAGGAATTGCCGTAGAAGCCGCATCCCGTGGTTTCAGGGTCGTACTCCTTGAACAAAACGATTTTGCTGCCGGGACTTCTAGCCGAAGCACCAAGCTTATACATGGCGGGGTTCGCTATTTGCAACAGGGTAACATTTCTCTCGTGTTGGAGTCTTTAAAGGAACGCGGAATACTGAAACGAAATGCACCGCATCTCGTTCACGATCTTCCGTTCATCGTTCCCACATATGATTGGTGGGAAGGGCCATTTTATGGTGTTGGTTTAAAACTATACGATATCCTCGCTGGAAAAGAGGGATTTGGCTCTTCGAAAATCCTTTCACAGGAAGAAACCGTAAAACGGATACCAACAATCGAAACTGAAGGATTGCGGGGTGGAGTTATATATTATGACGGACAATTCGATGATTCCCGCCTTGCAATCAATTTAGCTCAAACAGCTTCCGAGCAAGGTGGTACGATTATTAACTATATGAAAGTAACAAATTTGCTTAAACAAAATGATCTTATATGCGGCGTCGTAGCCCATGATTTAGAGAACAACCAGGAATATGAATTGAAATCCCGCTCGGTAATTAATGCAACAGGAGTTTTTACTGATTTTATCCGTAAACTAGATGAACCCATGGCACCGCCTATCATACAACCCAGTCAGGGCACTCATATTGTACTGGATAAGTCTTTTCTGCCTGGTGAAACGGCGATTATGGTGCCACACACGGATGATGGCAGAGTTCTCTTTGCTATCCCGTGGCATAACCGCGTAATCGTTGGAACTACCGACACACCAGTGCTAAACCCACTTCTAGAACCCTTACCTATGGAACAGGAAATTGAATTCCTATTAAAACATGCCGCTCAATATCTCACCAATGACCCTAATCCGAATGATGTTCTCAGTGTTTTTGCAGGATTGCGTCCATTGGTGAGTAGCGTTAAAAACCTTGAAACTGCGGCCATTTCGCGGGAGCATGTCATATCGATTTCGCGAACAGGATTGGTAACAATTGCCGGCGGAAAATGGACTACTTACCGCAAAATGGCGGAAGAAACCATCGATCAGGCAATTGTTGTTGCTCAACTGGAATATCAACCCTCTGTTAGTAAAACTTTACAAATACACGGCTATCATAACCATGCAGACAGATTCGGAAAGCTAGAAGACTATGGCTCGGATGCAATCGAGATTCAGAATTTGGTAAAAAAGGAACCCCATTTAGGTGAACCGTTACACAACGATTCTATACTCCGTGCAGAAGTGGTATGGGCGGCAAACAATGAGATGGCTCGAACTGTTGAAGATTTTTTAGCACGCCGCCGCCGTATTCTATTTTTAGATGCACGTGCCAGCATTGAGATTGCCCCTGATGTGGCAAAATTAATGGCTACAGAACTGAAAAAGGGAATAAAGTGGCAAAAATCACAAATCGAATTATTTAAAAAAACAGCAAATAACTATTTAGTTCATTAACGGGAAATCTGAAATAATAAAAGAGACCCTGCCCATTAATAAAAAAATCATCTTACTACCTTAAAGGAAATTTCTTGCATCAAATCTGAATATTTAGTAGATTATAAGCAGCTTTTCTGCAGTCAGCATTCAGCAACCAGCAAGATAAAGACTTCGTGTTCGTTGAAAGCTGACAGCTGATAGGTTAACTCTTACGATTATTACCTTACCCACTCAATGATATTCAAAAACAAAAATGAGGGGCACCGTGAAAACAATAGTAATTGGATTGGTAGGTTTTGGAACTGTAGGGATGGGGGTAGTAAAAATCCTTCAGGAAAATAAGGGGATTATTGAGGATCGTCTGGGGGCATCAATTCATTTGAAGAAGATCGCAGACATGGATATCACAACGGATCGGGGGATAAAGGTAGACAGGGAACTATTAACCACGGATGTCCAGGAATTGATCGATGACCCGGAGATATCGATCCTAATTGAGCTTATTGGCGGATATGATGCGGCCAGAGAAATCTCCTTAAATGCCATCAGGAAGAAAAAGCACATAGTTACTGCAAACAAGGCTCTGCTGGCAGTTCACGGTACAGAGATATTTAAGGCAGCTTACAGAGAAAAGGTAGATATCGGCTTTGAAGCAAGTGTTGGTGGCGGCATCCCCATCATACGATCTATCAAAGAGGGATTGGCTGCCAATAATATTAGAGTCATATTTGGGATTTTGAACGGTACATCTAACTATATCCTTTCAGAGATGACCAGCAGAGGCAAAGAATTTGCAGATGTATTGAAGAGTGCACAAAAAGAGGGTTATGCTGAATCGGATCCCACCCTAGATATTGAAGGTATAGATACTGCCCATAAATTAGCGATACTTTTATCCCTGGCTTATGGAATTAAAGTGAAGCTAAGCGACATCTATGTTGAAGGGATTTCCAGGATTACCCCTCTTGACATAGAATTCGCAAGAGAACTGGGCTATACCATAAAACTGCTGGCTATAGCCAAAGAAGAAAACAAACTGATTCAGGCCAGGGTCCATCCTACCCTCCTGCCTAATAATCACCTTCTTTCTATGGTCAAAGGGGTGTACAATGCTGTATTTATCGATGGAGATGCAGTAGGCAAGACCATGTTTTATGGAAAAGGGGCGGGGATGATGCCCACAGGAAGTGCAGTAATAAGTGATGTTCTGGAAATCTGTCGTAATATTATAAAGGGTAGCAGTCAGAGGGTTCCTTCTCTTTCCTTCCAATATAAAAATATAAAAGAGCAGAAAATCAAGAAGATGAACGATGTTATAAGCAGGTATTACCTGAGATTCTATGCCAAAGACAGACCGGGAGTACTATCAAAGATATCAGGGATTCTGGGCAACCTGGATATCAGCATTTCATCGGTTATCCAGAAGGGACGGGATATTGACGGAGCTGTACCGATCTTTATGCTAACCCATGAAGCCAGAGAGGCCAATGTTCAGAAGGCGTTAAAAAAGATAGATAATCTGTCAGTGACTCTTGACAATACGGTACTGATCAGAATAGAAGACGGGAAATCAACTTTAGAGGGTGATACATTATGGGAGGAATAATCAAAAATTACAGAGAGTTTTTACCTATAAGTGACGATTCCAAGATTGTCACTTTAAATGAGGGTAATACTCCTCTTATAAGGGCTGATAGACTAAGGGGCTATATAAACAAAGAAGTCGACCTTTATTTAAAATATGAAGGACTCAATCCATCAGGCTCTTTCAAAGACAGGGGAATGACTGTTGCTATATCCAGGGCACTAGAAGAAGGGAGCAAGGCTGTCATCTGTGCTTCAACGGGGAACACCTCTGCCTCTGCAGCCGCCTATGCAGCAAAAGGGGATTTGAAGGCTTACGTGCTTATCCCAAAGGGGAAGATTGCCTTGGGGAAACTCTCTCAGGCTATGATGCACGGTGCTGTTGTAATTCAGTTAGAGGGAAATTTCGATGAGGCACTAAAAATTGTAAAAGATATATCTGAGAAATACCCCATAACGATGGTAAATTCTTTGAATCCATATAGGATAGAAGGGCAAAAGACAGCAGCCTTTGAAATCTGTGACCAGTTGGGTTTTGTTCCTACATTCCATGCGTTGCCCGTGGGTAATGCAGGCAATATAACTGCTTACTGGAAGGGTTTTAAGGAGTATAAGTCCTCTGGAAAGGTTAACTCTCTGCCTAAGATGATAGGTTTTCAGGCAGAGGGGGCAGCGCCTATTGTCAGAGGGAAAGTCGTTAAAGACCCCGAGACTGTGGCAACAGCCATCAGAATAGGCAACCCTGCAAGCTGGAGACAGGCAGAGGCAGCCAGGGATGAGTCAGGAGGAACCATTGATATGGTGTCAGATGAAGAAATCATCAACGCGTATCAGTTAATAGCCAGATACGAGGGGATATTCTGTGAACCCGCATCGGCAGCCTCGGTAGCAGGGGTGATTAAATTGAACAAAGAAGGCTACTTCAAAAAGGGGAACAGTATTGTCTGTACATTAACGGGGCATGGACTGAAAGACCCGGAAAGTGCTATAAAGATATCGAACAAACCTTTAACACTCCCGCCAAAGCTGGATAAAATACTGGAATTTTTAGATCTGTAATTTCCATACTTTTTTGAAGCCAAGTTAGAGTCAACTACCATCAGCTAACGCCGATGGATTGGGGGTTCTAGGTTTTTCTCCCATTCCCCGAAGGAAACAATAAAATGAAGTACATTATACTAATCGGCGATGGAATGGCCGACTACCCTGTTGAGGAACTTGGAGGTAAAACACCTCTTGAGGTAGCCAACATACCAAACATGGATCTGATAGCTCAAAAGGGGAAACTGGGGATGGTAAGGACTGTACCTCAGGGGTTCTCTCCAGGCAGTGATATTGCAAATCTGTCAATACTGGGCTATGACCCTAAAAGGTATTACACCGGCAGGGCGCCTTTAGAAGCTGCCAGCATGGGTTTGAAACTTGAGCCGGAAGACGTTGCATTCAGGTGTAATCTCGTAACACTCTTGGTTAGAAATGGCAAGACATATATGGATGATTACAGCGCAGGTCACATAACTACAGAAGAAGCGAGAGAAATCATCCATGAGATCAATCAAAGACTGGGAACAGATGAAATCGAGTTTTACCCTGGTGTCAGCTACCGTCACCTTATGATTTGGAAGAATGGACAAAAAGAACTTAGCACAACCCCTCCCCATGATATTTCTGGGAAAACCATAGAGTCATATCTGCCAAAGGGCAAAGGGCAAACACAGATTCTTAAATTGATGAATGATTCTCAAACGATCCTTGAAAACAGCCACATCAATAAGATACGGATTAAAAACTCTAAGAAACCGGCAAACTCCGTATGGCTATGGGGACAGGGTAAAAAACCAGATATACCAACTTTGTTAGAAAGATACCGTATTACAGGTTCGGTGATCTCTGCCGTCGATCTGATAAAAGGAATTGGCATTTATGCAGGGTTAGAAGTTATTGATGTCCCGGGTGCTACCGGATACCTTGACACCAACTACGTTGGAAAGGCAAATTACGCTCTTAGAGCCTTAGAGAAAACGGATTTTGTGTACCTTCATGTAGAAGCGCCTGATGAAGCCTCTCACAGCGGTGATCTTAAAAACAAGTTAAAGGCTATCGAACGTTTCGATAAAAAGGTTGTTGGAACTGTTTTAGGTAAGATAGATAAATTTCAAAGCTACAGGATAATGGTTTTGCCGGACCACTCTACCCCCTTATCGGTAATGAGCCATACCCCTGACCCTGTCCCATTTGCCATTCTCTCATCCGACGATAAAGAAGCTAACCCCTCAAAGGATATGGGTTTTAATGAAAAATCAGCCAGGACAACTAATCTGTTTATTGAGGATGGACATAAACTGTTAACCTTTTTCTTACGAAAAAACTAAATAAACCTTGACAACCAGCCGGGTTGTTTTATATTATATTACTCTATCGCGGGGTGGAGCAGTCTGGTAGCTCGTCGGGCTCATAACCCGAAGGTCGTAGGTTCGAATCCTGCCCCCGCTACCAAAAAACATAAAGGGTTTACGGATTTCCGTAAGCCCTTTTTTATTGCCTTCGAGGGTGTTTTCTAACATTTCTCTAACGATGGAGCTATGTCGGGGGAAACGAGTCAGCGTTTATTCTTGTGATTGCAAGACCCAATATCTCCCAAAAAGGCGAAAAAAATTTGACTCCATTTAATAATTAAGGTATAGGTAAGTGCATGGTTGAATGACATATATAATTTTGTAGACCCTAATTACAAAGGGGTGATTATGAAGGCGTCTTTCTTTAGTTCCTGAGATTACAGGGGAAAAAGAAGGGCGCTTTTTTTGTTTAAGACCGGCCGGATTAGGTTAAAGAATAGAATGTAGAAATGGAAAGTAAATATAATTTATTGAAATTACAAATATCCCACCAGATTCTGATTGGCAAGGAATATTTATAGGTTTAGAATTTCTATAAAATATAAACAGCAGTTTAATTATTGTTGGGCGAGTTGAGCTTTCATCTCACAGCGCCTTACCGGCGCTTCGCTATACTACACGCCCAACAAGTCGCTGGAAAAAGGAAAATGAAATGGCAAAATATGGCAGAGGATTAAACAGAGAAATTGTTGCAGCTGTGAATGCTGGGCTGATTACGGAACCATTTTCAATAAAGGACATAAGAGAGCTGATAAAAGTAAAAAAATGGCAACCAGAGCCCACCGAAAACCATATCAACGTCACTCTCGCAAAT belongs to Thermodesulfobacteriota bacterium and includes:
- a CDS encoding glycerol-3-phosphate dehydrogenase/oxidase, with product MNREEMLGRIANSTQEWDFVVIGGGATGLGIAVEAASRGFRVVLLEQNDFAAGTSSRSTKLIHGGVRYLQQGNISLVLESLKERGILKRNAPHLVHDLPFIVPTYDWWEGPFYGVGLKLYDILAGKEGFGSSKILSQEETVKRIPTIETEGLRGGVIYYDGQFDDSRLAINLAQTASEQGGTIINYMKVTNLLKQNDLICGVVAHDLENNQEYELKSRSVINATGVFTDFIRKLDEPMAPPIIQPSQGTHIVLDKSFLPGETAIMVPHTDDGRVLFAIPWHNRVIVGTTDTPVLNPLLEPLPMEQEIEFLLKHAAQYLTNDPNPNDVLSVFAGLRPLVSSVKNLETAAISREHVISISRTGLVTIAGGKWTTYRKMAEETIDQAIVVAQLEYQPSVSKTLQIHGYHNHADRFGKLEDYGSDAIEIQNLVKKEPHLGEPLHNDSILRAEVVWAANNEMARTVEDFLARRRRILFLDARASIEIAPDVAKLMATELKKGIKWQKSQIELFKKTANNYLVH
- a CDS encoding homoserine dehydrogenase, which gives rise to MKTIVIGLVGFGTVGMGVVKILQENKGIIEDRLGASIHLKKIADMDITTDRGIKVDRELLTTDVQELIDDPEISILIELIGGYDAAREISLNAIRKKKHIVTANKALLAVHGTEIFKAAYREKVDIGFEASVGGGIPIIRSIKEGLAANNIRVIFGILNGTSNYILSEMTSRGKEFADVLKSAQKEGYAESDPTLDIEGIDTAHKLAILLSLAYGIKVKLSDIYVEGISRITPLDIEFARELGYTIKLLAIAKEENKLIQARVHPTLLPNNHLLSMVKGVYNAVFIDGDAVGKTMFYGKGAGMMPTGSAVISDVLEICRNIIKGSSQRVPSLSFQYKNIKEQKIKKMNDVISRYYLRFYAKDRPGVLSKISGILGNLDISISSVIQKGRDIDGAVPIFMLTHEAREANVQKALKKIDNLSVTLDNTVLIRIEDGKSTLEGDTLWEE
- a CDS encoding cofactor-independent phosphoglycerate mutase, encoding MKYIILIGDGMADYPVEELGGKTPLEVANIPNMDLIAQKGKLGMVRTVPQGFSPGSDIANLSILGYDPKRYYTGRAPLEAASMGLKLEPEDVAFRCNLVTLLVRNGKTYMDDYSAGHITTEEAREIIHEINQRLGTDEIEFYPGVSYRHLMIWKNGQKELSTTPPHDISGKTIESYLPKGKGQTQILKLMNDSQTILENSHINKIRIKNSKKPANSVWLWGQGKKPDIPTLLERYRITGSVISAVDLIKGIGIYAGLEVIDVPGATGYLDTNYVGKANYALRALEKTDFVYLHVEAPDEASHSGDLKNKLKAIERFDKKVVGTVLGKIDKFQSYRIMVLPDHSTPLSVMSHTPDPVPFAILSSDDKEANPSKDMGFNEKSARTTNLFIEDGHKLLTFFLRKN
- the thrC gene encoding threonine synthase, which gives rise to MGGIIKNYREFLPISDDSKIVTLNEGNTPLIRADRLRGYINKEVDLYLKYEGLNPSGSFKDRGMTVAISRALEEGSKAVICASTGNTSASAAAYAAKGDLKAYVLIPKGKIALGKLSQAMMHGAVVIQLEGNFDEALKIVKDISEKYPITMVNSLNPYRIEGQKTAAFEICDQLGFVPTFHALPVGNAGNITAYWKGFKEYKSSGKVNSLPKMIGFQAEGAAPIVRGKVVKDPETVATAIRIGNPASWRQAEAARDESGGTIDMVSDEEIINAYQLIARYEGIFCEPASAASVAGVIKLNKEGYFKKGNSIVCTLTGHGLKDPESAIKISNKPLTLPPKLDKILEFLDL